From the genome of Calditrichota bacterium:
GCGTCGGGGATTCACTCGCAGTTTGGGAGCATCGATCCGGTGTTTTACAGCGCGTGGGATTATGACAACCAGCGGCCGAAGACGGGGGTGGAGGTAGTGAGTCGGGAAGTGCCGCGGGAGTATCGGTTGGGCAACTACCCGAACCCGTTCAATCCGGAGACGGAGGTGCGGTATGAGGTAGCGCGTGCGGGACACGTGCGGGTGGAGGTGTACAACCTGCTTGGGGTGCGGGTGGCGCGGTTGGTGGATGAGGAGCAGGTGCCTGGGGTGTACCGTGTGCGGTGGGACGGTCGGGATGAGCTGGGGCGACAGGTGGTGTCGGGGGTGTATGTGTGTCGGTTGGTGGCTGGTGAGGTAGTGAAGACGGCTAAGATGGTGTTGGTGCGCTAAGGGGCCGATGCTCACCAGCAACGCATGAGCACCCGAGGGGAGGAGGCCCATGGCTTTCTCCCCTCGGCGTGGGGTGCGGGTCTTTCCGAAACAGAATTCGATGTACATCCTCGGGGTGCGGTCAACAGGTCAGGGCAAGAATCGTACTTGACAATTCACGATAATGTGGCTATATTGAAAGCGGGTGTTATCGATCTGGGGTATGACGTCAGGGGGACGCCTGAGTCTTGCGAACAGTCTCAGTTTCCTCTGGAGGAACCATGAGGGCGCGGAGGCGTTTGCTCTGTATCGTGTGCTTGGTGATCGCCTCACAGCTTCTGGCCGGTACGACAGGAAAGATCACCGGCGTGGTGAGGGACAAAGCCAGCGGCTTGCCCCTCCCCGGCGCGAGCGTGGTCATCGAAGGAACCATGCTGGGTGCGGCCAGTGGTTCGGATGGCACCTTCTTCATCATCAACGTGCCACCAGGGACCTATTCGCTGACCGCGCAGATGATGGGCTACAGCCGTACCACCGTCGCCGGGGTACGGGTCACCGCCGACCTGACAACCAGGGTCGACTTTGCGCTGCAGGAAACGACCATAACTCTGCCGGAGGTCGTGGTCACGGCGGAGAGGCCTTTTATTCAGAAGGATGTAACCAGCAGCATCGCGGTGGTTGACCAGGAGCGCATAGACGCCTTGCCGGTGCAGAGCTTCACCGAGGTGCTGGCCACGCAGGCGGGTGTGATCGCCCGAGGGAGTAGCCTTCACATTCGTGGCGGACGCGGCAACGAAGTCGGCTACCTAGTCGACGGCATGTATGTGGAAGACCCGCTGTTTGGGGGCTTGGGTACCAGGGTCAACAACGACGCCATCAAGGAGCTTACCCTTTTGAGCGGCACCTTCAGTGCAGAGTACGGGGATGCGCTGAGCGGTATCGTCAACATTGTCACCAGGGAAGGCTCCGACGTTGTTTCCGGCAGCATAGAGACCCGCACGAGCCAGTTCGGGGTGGCCCCTTATCATGACTACGGGGAGTGGCGCACGAACGGCTACGTGAGTGGGCCGCTGCTAAAGAGCAAGCTCTCCTATTTTCTTTCGGGCGAACAGAATCAGCGGGACAGCTGGTTGCCTTTCGGCTATCGGCGGGAGGCAACGGGTTTTGCCAAACTGACCGCACGCCCAGCCCCTTGGCTGAAAGTCGCCATAAGTGGCCGCTACAGCGAGACCAAGAG
Proteins encoded in this window:
- a CDS encoding T9SS type A sorting domain-containing protein: ASGIHSQFGSIDPVFYSAWDYDNQRPKTGVEVVSREVPREYRLGNYPNPFNPETEVRYEVARAGHVRVEVYNLLGVRVARLVDEEQVPGVYRVRWDGRDELGRQVVSGVYVCRLVAGEVVKTAKMVLVR